One genomic window of Polyangium aurulentum includes the following:
- a CDS encoding ABC transporter permease, with the protein MNALIAVVFRKEMKDHLRDRRSLMSALVMPIFGALVFMLMFTVVASWARAGKPLVVPVLGREHAPSLIAFLQRNGATLTDAPPDYEALVQAGKLDAVLVIPPDYGEDFSAGHTASVQLVLDNSRNEARVSNRRLRTLLEGYSGLVASQRLFARGVTPELLQPVRIDEVDLATPERMAANLLTMIPLFLVLTAFVGGMNVAIDAMAGERERGSLEPLLINPVHRGALVVGKWLATVALACIAVLVCMAAFLLVLKRVPLQDLGVKTRFDATAVIGMLATVIPLTFFASAGQMLVSTYARSFKEAQTYLQVLLLLPTLPGMLLSFSPVQAKAWMFAVPVFGQQLLVGEVMRGQAIGAAPFVLAAVGCIIAAAICLLLTARLLNEERIIFGRS; encoded by the coding sequence ATGAATGCGCTCATCGCCGTCGTTTTCCGCAAGGAGATGAAAGACCACCTGCGCGACCGGCGCTCGCTGATGAGCGCGCTCGTGATGCCGATCTTCGGCGCGCTGGTATTCATGCTGATGTTCACGGTGGTGGCCTCGTGGGCGCGCGCGGGAAAGCCGCTGGTCGTGCCGGTGCTCGGCCGCGAGCACGCCCCGAGCCTCATCGCCTTTTTGCAGCGCAACGGGGCGACGCTCACCGACGCGCCGCCCGATTACGAGGCCCTCGTCCAGGCGGGCAAGCTCGACGCGGTGCTCGTGATTCCGCCGGATTACGGGGAGGACTTCTCTGCCGGGCATACCGCGTCCGTGCAGCTCGTGCTCGACAACTCGCGCAACGAGGCGCGCGTGAGCAACCGGCGCCTGCGCACGCTGCTCGAGGGCTATTCGGGCCTCGTCGCGAGCCAGCGCCTGTTCGCGCGCGGCGTGACCCCCGAGCTGCTCCAGCCCGTGCGCATCGACGAGGTGGACCTCGCCACGCCCGAGCGCATGGCCGCCAATCTCCTCACCATGATCCCGCTCTTCCTCGTGCTCACCGCATTCGTGGGGGGCATGAACGTGGCCATCGACGCGATGGCCGGCGAGCGCGAGCGCGGGTCGCTCGAGCCCTTGCTCATCAACCCGGTTCACCGCGGCGCGCTGGTCGTGGGCAAATGGCTCGCCACCGTGGCGCTCGCGTGCATTGCGGTGCTCGTGTGCATGGCGGCCTTCCTCCTCGTGTTGAAGCGCGTGCCGCTGCAGGACCTCGGCGTGAAGACGCGCTTCGACGCGACGGCCGTGATCGGCATGCTCGCCACCGTGATCCCATTGACGTTCTTCGCGTCGGCGGGGCAGATGCTCGTGTCCACCTACGCGCGTTCCTTCAAAGAAGCGCAGACGTACCTCCAGGTCCTCCTGCTCCTGCCCACGCTGCCGGGAATGCTCCTTTCGTTTTCCCCGGTCCAGGCGAAGGCGTGGATGTTCGCCGTGCCCGTCTTCGGACAGCAGCTCCTCGTGGGCGAGGTGATGCGAGGTCAGGCGATCGGCGCGGCTCCGTTCGTGTTGGCCGCGGTAGGATGCATCATCGCCGCCGCCATTTGTCTCCTGCTCACGGCGCGCCTGTTGAACGAGGAGCGGATCATTTTCGGCCGGTCATAA
- a CDS encoding MYXO-CTERM sorting domain-containing protein: MVFNAATSQRRSAGLPSLGRMAWLGLLAVLCGAWIVSPEIVPDKPSFEGASDNQELASVAFDGTSWLVVWEAAWEDGAGSDVRGALLGSDGVLADPRGFTVAPGASYGSAPVVAWDGASYLVVWQSGNGIATSWDIRAQRLSGSGIPLGAPFDVSTAVNGQSRPAVAATSAGALVVWEDRRGGTNDDLYGARIAPDDTVLDPQGIAISTAANDQSRPAVVWDGQSYLVAWHDDSNGLSVDLLAARVSAAGAVLDPVGIVVSDAANSQMFPSVASNGAGSIVVWRDYRTGSSYDIYGARVDQAGAALDPAGILISAAAGAQRYPEVGFDGTNYLTVWEDRRGGTSYDVYGARVSPAGTVLDPAGIAIAKNGGDDLNLGLAPGGAGTSLVVWDAAGLGRDVLGARVDSAGAVLDASTILVSGQVRSQERGDAAFDGTNWLLVWSESLESGRDIRGVRVSPTGAVLDATPLHILDDQLYVGHPRVAFDGTNFLVVWEDTLDPANNEAEVWGTRVTPAGTVLDPGGFVIATGPGGQSSPEVAFGGGQYVVAYADDTDIVNGADVYAVRVTPGGAVLDSTGIPIVKKPGAQQPTDIAWDGKSFLIVWGGSGLDLDDVEGARLSPAGVVLDPAGIPFGVGPTHVDASPAIASNGADFFVVWQRFFAGVAPSGIVGTRIADGGIVDPNGISIASNASAPAVAFDGARYVVAFDMGAGDIHAARVDASGKLIDATPLAVATGPTLEGAPVASAGPPGQVLLAYELIDDAIGGSFNRARIVSEEAVGGAGGGGGMASGGGSAGAGGAGGMGGAGGMGGAGGMGGAGGMGGSGGSPGDGGGGGSTPDAVRLEGGCACRSAPSSAPAAPFVAFGAALVGLARRRRRGASFG; this comes from the coding sequence ATGGTATTCAACGCCGCCACGTCTCAGCGCCGATCCGCCGGTTTACCGTCCCTCGGCCGGATGGCGTGGCTCGGCCTCCTCGCGGTGCTCTGCGGCGCATGGATCGTCTCGCCCGAAATTGTCCCTGACAAACCAAGCTTCGAGGGCGCCTCGGACAATCAGGAGCTCGCTTCGGTTGCGTTCGACGGAACGAGCTGGCTGGTCGTCTGGGAGGCCGCCTGGGAGGACGGCGCGGGCTCCGACGTGCGCGGCGCGCTCCTTGGGTCCGACGGCGTGCTCGCCGATCCCCGGGGTTTCACCGTGGCGCCCGGCGCCTCCTACGGGAGCGCTCCCGTCGTCGCCTGGGATGGCGCGAGCTATCTCGTCGTCTGGCAGAGCGGCAATGGAATCGCGACGAGCTGGGACATCCGCGCCCAGCGCTTGAGCGGGAGCGGCATCCCCCTCGGCGCCCCGTTCGACGTCTCCACGGCGGTGAACGGCCAATCCCGCCCGGCGGTGGCTGCGACGTCGGCCGGCGCGCTCGTCGTGTGGGAAGATCGCCGCGGCGGCACGAATGACGATCTCTATGGCGCCCGCATCGCGCCCGACGACACGGTGCTCGATCCGCAGGGGATCGCCATCTCGACGGCCGCCAATGATCAGAGCCGGCCCGCGGTCGTCTGGGATGGCCAGAGCTACCTGGTCGCGTGGCACGACGACAGCAATGGCCTCAGCGTCGATCTCCTCGCCGCGCGCGTCAGCGCCGCCGGTGCGGTCCTCGATCCGGTCGGGATCGTGGTGTCGGACGCCGCGAACAGCCAGATGTTCCCCTCCGTGGCCTCGAATGGCGCGGGCTCGATTGTCGTGTGGAGGGATTACCGCACCGGCAGCTCGTACGACATCTACGGCGCGCGGGTGGATCAAGCGGGTGCCGCCCTCGATCCCGCGGGCATTCTCATCTCGGCCGCGGCCGGCGCGCAGCGTTATCCCGAGGTGGGCTTCGACGGCACCAATTACCTCACGGTCTGGGAAGATCGGCGCGGCGGCACCTCGTACGACGTCTACGGCGCCCGCGTGAGCCCCGCTGGCACGGTGCTCGATCCGGCCGGCATTGCGATTGCCAAAAATGGCGGCGACGACCTGAACCTCGGCCTCGCGCCCGGCGGCGCGGGCACGAGCCTCGTCGTCTGGGACGCCGCGGGCCTCGGGCGCGACGTCCTCGGGGCGCGGGTCGATTCTGCGGGCGCCGTCCTCGACGCGTCGACCATCCTCGTCTCCGGCCAGGTCCGGTCGCAGGAGCGCGGCGACGCTGCATTCGACGGGACAAACTGGCTGCTCGTCTGGTCCGAGAGCCTCGAATCCGGGCGCGACATCCGCGGCGTCCGCGTGAGCCCCACCGGCGCCGTGCTCGACGCGACGCCCCTTCACATCCTCGACGACCAGCTCTACGTCGGCCACCCGCGCGTTGCATTCGACGGGACGAATTTCCTCGTCGTCTGGGAAGACACGCTCGACCCCGCGAACAACGAGGCCGAGGTCTGGGGGACGCGCGTCACGCCTGCCGGGACGGTCCTCGATCCGGGCGGGTTCGTCATTGCCACCGGCCCGGGAGGGCAATCGAGCCCCGAGGTCGCGTTCGGCGGCGGCCAGTACGTCGTTGCGTACGCGGACGACACGGACATCGTCAATGGGGCGGACGTGTACGCCGTGCGCGTGACGCCGGGCGGGGCGGTGCTCGATTCCACGGGCATTCCGATCGTGAAGAAGCCGGGCGCGCAGCAGCCCACCGACATTGCGTGGGACGGCAAGAGCTTCTTGATCGTGTGGGGTGGCTCGGGTCTCGACCTCGACGACGTCGAGGGGGCGCGCCTGTCGCCGGCCGGCGTGGTTCTCGATCCCGCGGGAATCCCTTTCGGCGTGGGCCCGACGCACGTGGACGCCTCCCCCGCGATCGCCTCGAACGGCGCCGATTTTTTCGTGGTGTGGCAGCGCTTCTTCGCTGGCGTCGCGCCGAGCGGGATCGTCGGGACGCGCATCGCGGATGGGGGCATCGTCGATCCGAACGGCATCTCCATCGCCTCGAATGCGAGCGCACCGGCGGTCGCGTTCGACGGAGCTCGTTACGTCGTGGCTTTCGACATGGGCGCCGGCGACATTCACGCGGCGCGCGTCGACGCCAGCGGCAAGCTCATCGACGCGACGCCCTTGGCGGTGGCCACCGGGCCCACGCTCGAGGGCGCCCCGGTCGCGTCCGCAGGGCCGCCTGGGCAGGTGCTTTTGGCGTACGAGCTCATCGATGACGCGATCGGCGGCTCGTTCAACCGCGCGCGCATCGTCTCCGAGGAAGCCGTGGGGGGCGCGGGCGGCGGGGGAGGAATGGCGAGCGGCGGCGGCTCCGCGGGCGCAGGCGGCGCTGGAGGAATGGGCGGTGCCGGAGGAATGGGCGGCGCCGGAGGAATGGGCGGCGCCGGAGGAATGGGCGGCTCGGGTGGATCCCCCGGTGACGGTGGGGGGGGCGGCAGCACGCCCGACGCTGTCAGGCTCGAAGGTGGCTGCGCCTGCCGCTCCGCGCCTTCGAGCGCTCCGGCAGCGCCTTTCGTGGCCTTCGGTGCCGCGCTCGTCGGTCTGGCTCGACGGCGGCGCCGTGGCGCGTCTTTCGGTTGA
- a CDS encoding ATP-binding cassette domain-containing protein produces the protein MIEVQNLHKRFGAVTAVEDVSFTAADGVVTGLLGPNGAGKTTTLRMLYTLIKPDRGSARVDGMDATSRPMDVRRAIGVLPDARGLYPRLTAREHARYAGELHGMKGSALDKRVDELVEMLEMKDIADRRAEGFSQGERMKVALARALVHGPRNVLLDEPTNGLDVMSTRAVRALIRKLKERGHCVLFSSHVMQEVAALCDRIVVVARGRVVAEGTPDELRARTGKESLEEAFVSVIGTDQGLVQ, from the coding sequence ATGATCGAGGTGCAGAACCTGCACAAGCGCTTCGGCGCGGTGACCGCGGTGGAGGACGTCTCGTTCACCGCGGCCGACGGCGTCGTCACCGGCCTCCTCGGCCCGAACGGCGCCGGGAAGACGACGACGCTCAGGATGCTCTACACGCTCATCAAGCCGGACCGCGGCAGCGCGCGGGTCGACGGAATGGACGCCACCTCGCGCCCCATGGACGTGCGCCGCGCCATCGGGGTCTTGCCGGACGCGCGCGGCCTCTACCCTCGCCTCACGGCCCGCGAGCACGCGCGCTACGCCGGCGAGCTGCACGGAATGAAAGGCTCGGCGCTCGACAAACGCGTGGACGAGCTCGTGGAGATGCTCGAAATGAAGGACATCGCCGACCGCCGCGCCGAGGGGTTCAGCCAGGGGGAACGAATGAAGGTCGCCCTCGCACGCGCGCTCGTGCACGGGCCGCGCAACGTGCTCCTCGACGAGCCCACCAATGGCCTCGACGTGATGAGCACCCGCGCCGTGCGCGCCTTGATCCGAAAGCTCAAGGAGAGGGGCCATTGCGTGCTCTTCTCGAGCCACGTGATGCAAGAGGTCGCGGCGCTCTGCGACCGCATCGTCGTGGTCGCCCGAGGCCGCGTGGTCGCCGAGGGAACCCCGGACGAGCTGCGGGCGCGCACCGGCAAGGAGAGCCTCGAAGAGGCGTTCGTCTCGGTCATCGGCACCGACCAGGGGCTCGTGCAATGA
- a CDS encoding peptide chain release factor 3, producing MSSTLLQREITRRKTFAIISHPDAGKTTLTEKLLLYGGAIQLAGAVKAKRERAHAVSDWMEMERERGISIASSVLQFPYKGRLLSLVDTPGHADFSEDTYRALMATDAAIMLLDCAKGVEAQTKKLFRVCKLRAMPIFTFVNKLDRPGREPFELIGEVEEVLGIGVYPITWPIFSQGKFKGVYHRLTRQVYLFELVAHGAEMAPMEARDLHDPALVAALDEEGVKQLRDDVELLDAAGDELDPGKLARGEVTPMFFGSALTNFGLPQLLDSFVQMMPQPAPRASDKGEILPDDERFTAFVFKIQANMDRAHRDRVAFLRVCSGRYERGMKVRHVRLERDIRLTNPVQFLAQERTLVEDGFAGDIIGVFDPGIFLIGDTLTDGANLRYAPLPQFPPEHFARMAMIDPMKRKQLKKGLEQLAQEGSVQLFRPPEGREGDAILGVVGELQFDVIKHRLSAEYGVEVRVERLSFNLARWVEGEPIPLAELESQLYGYGALDVHGQPVVLFKGEWQLQTCAKAFPNTRFVELGSGALKMPDAN from the coding sequence GTGTCCAGCACTCTCCTTCAACGCGAAATCACGCGACGCAAGACGTTCGCGATCATCTCCCACCCCGACGCCGGCAAGACGACGCTCACCGAGAAGCTCCTGCTTTACGGCGGGGCCATCCAGCTCGCGGGTGCGGTCAAGGCCAAGCGCGAGCGCGCGCACGCCGTCAGCGACTGGATGGAGATGGAGCGCGAGCGCGGCATCTCCATCGCCTCGAGCGTCCTGCAGTTCCCGTACAAGGGCCGGCTCCTGTCGCTCGTCGACACCCCGGGCCACGCGGACTTCAGCGAGGATACCTACCGCGCGCTCATGGCCACCGACGCGGCCATCATGCTCCTCGACTGCGCCAAGGGCGTCGAGGCGCAGACGAAGAAGCTCTTCCGCGTCTGCAAGCTGCGCGCGATGCCCATCTTCACCTTCGTCAACAAGCTCGATCGCCCCGGTCGCGAGCCGTTCGAGCTCATCGGCGAGGTCGAGGAGGTGCTCGGGATCGGCGTTTACCCGATCACCTGGCCCATCTTCTCGCAGGGCAAGTTCAAGGGCGTCTATCACCGCCTCACGCGGCAGGTCTATCTCTTCGAGCTCGTCGCGCACGGCGCCGAGATGGCCCCGATGGAGGCGCGCGATCTGCACGATCCGGCCCTCGTCGCCGCGCTCGACGAGGAGGGCGTGAAGCAGCTCCGCGATGACGTCGAATTGCTCGACGCGGCCGGCGACGAGCTCGATCCGGGCAAGCTCGCGCGCGGCGAGGTCACGCCCATGTTCTTCGGCAGCGCGCTGACCAATTTCGGCCTGCCGCAGCTCCTCGATTCGTTCGTGCAGATGATGCCGCAGCCCGCGCCGCGCGCGAGCGACAAGGGCGAGATCCTGCCCGACGACGAGCGATTCACCGCGTTCGTCTTCAAGATCCAGGCGAACATGGATCGGGCGCACCGCGATCGCGTGGCCTTCTTGCGCGTCTGCTCGGGCCGGTACGAGCGCGGAATGAAGGTGCGGCACGTGCGGCTCGAGCGCGACATTCGCCTCACCAATCCCGTCCAGTTCCTCGCGCAGGAGCGCACGCTCGTCGAGGACGGGTTCGCGGGGGACATCATCGGCGTCTTCGATCCGGGCATCTTCCTCATTGGCGACACGCTCACGGACGGCGCGAATTTGCGTTATGCGCCCCTGCCGCAGTTCCCGCCCGAGCATTTCGCGCGCATGGCGATGATCGATCCGATGAAGCGCAAGCAGCTCAAGAAGGGCCTCGAGCAGCTCGCGCAAGAGGGCAGCGTGCAGCTCTTCCGGCCGCCCGAGGGCCGCGAGGGGGACGCGATCCTCGGCGTGGTCGGCGAGCTGCAGTTCGACGTCATCAAGCACCGCCTCTCGGCCGAGTACGGGGTCGAGGTGCGGGTCGAGCGGCTGTCGTTCAACCTCGCGCGCTGGGTCGAGGGCGAGCCCATCCCGCTCGCCGAGCTGGAATCGCAGCTCTATGGCTATGGCGCGCTCGACGTCCACGGCCAGCCGGTCGTGCTCTTCAAGGGCGAATGGCAGCTCCAGACGTGCGCCAAGGCATTCCCGAACACCCGCTTCGTCGAGCTCGGGTCCGGGGCGCTCAAGATGCCTGACGCGAATTGA
- a CDS encoding alpha/beta hydrolase has protein sequence MAGRTLAPHPRPPGRTAAAPRLAALFLTAAALTVSCSRSETEATGRRIALTPCRVEGIEQQALCGTHEVFEDRAAKQGRKIALRIVVVPALASSPDPDPLVLLPGGPGQAASEMGPVLKMVDRIRRNRDIVLVDQRGTGASKPLECNPDPPGAPLAAKFDDAYREEDFRACLGRYDADPRFYTTPIAMDDLDEVREALGYEKLNLWGISYGTRAALVYMRQHPEHVRTTMLDGVAPMNLLLPLYMPRDGQRALDLLFAHCEKDAGCARAFPDLKSRVKTYLDGLEAAPAKVTVAHPLTGAPEEITVSRYVFLQMIRGQLYMPELAALVPLVLDRATKGDYAPFVALSLGVTGGMSATIEHGMFYSVVCAEDAPFITDEAIARESAGTWFGGKTVHDMLEPCRVWPRGTVPEGYRTPVASALPTLLLSGELDPVTPPSWGEEAKKTLSNSLHVTVPGVGHNTAMVDCVRSLMADFVKAGSLEGLKPACGPELARPPFVTSFAGPMP, from the coding sequence GTGGCCGGTCGAACCCTCGCCCCTCACCCGCGCCCTCCGGGGCGAACAGCAGCGGCCCCGCGGCTCGCCGCGCTCTTTTTGACAGCTGCAGCGCTCACGGTATCGTGCAGCCGAAGTGAAACGGAAGCGACCGGGCGCCGGATCGCGCTCACGCCCTGCCGCGTCGAGGGAATCGAGCAGCAGGCGCTCTGCGGCACCCACGAGGTCTTCGAGGATCGGGCTGCGAAGCAGGGGCGCAAAATCGCCCTGCGGATCGTGGTCGTGCCGGCCCTCGCGTCGAGCCCCGACCCCGACCCGCTGGTGCTCCTGCCCGGCGGACCCGGCCAGGCGGCCTCGGAGATGGGGCCGGTGCTCAAGATGGTGGATCGCATTCGCAGAAACCGCGACATCGTGCTCGTCGATCAGCGGGGCACGGGCGCCTCGAAGCCGCTCGAATGCAATCCCGATCCGCCCGGCGCCCCGCTCGCGGCGAAGTTCGACGACGCTTACCGCGAGGAGGATTTCCGCGCCTGCCTCGGGCGCTACGACGCCGATCCGAGGTTTTATACGACGCCGATCGCCATGGACGACCTCGACGAGGTGCGCGAGGCGCTGGGCTATGAAAAGCTCAACCTGTGGGGGATATCGTACGGGACGCGGGCGGCGCTCGTGTACATGCGCCAGCACCCCGAGCACGTGCGCACGACCATGCTCGACGGCGTGGCGCCGATGAACCTCCTCCTGCCGCTCTACATGCCGCGGGACGGCCAGCGCGCCCTCGATCTGCTCTTCGCGCATTGTGAAAAAGACGCGGGCTGCGCCAGGGCCTTCCCCGATCTGAAATCGCGGGTGAAGACGTATCTCGATGGGCTCGAGGCCGCGCCGGCGAAGGTGACCGTGGCGCATCCGCTCACCGGCGCGCCCGAGGAGATCACGGTCTCGCGGTACGTCTTTTTGCAGATGATACGCGGCCAGCTCTACATGCCCGAGCTGGCAGCGCTCGTGCCGCTCGTCCTCGATCGGGCGACCAAGGGCGATTACGCTCCGTTCGTCGCGCTCAGCCTGGGGGTCACGGGCGGGATGAGCGCGACGATCGAGCACGGCATGTTTTATTCGGTGGTTTGCGCGGAGGACGCGCCCTTCATCACCGACGAGGCCATCGCGCGCGAGTCGGCCGGCACGTGGTTCGGCGGAAAGACGGTGCACGACATGCTCGAGCCGTGCCGGGTATGGCCGCGCGGCACCGTGCCCGAGGGCTACCGGACGCCCGTGGCCTCGGCGCTGCCCACATTGCTGCTCTCCGGCGAGCTGGACCCCGTGACGCCGCCCTCCTGGGGCGAGGAGGCGAAGAAGACGCTCTCGAACAGCCTGCACGTCACGGTCCCCGGGGTCGGTCACAATACCGCGATGGTCGATTGCGTTCGGTCGTTGATGGCCGATTTCGTGAAGGCGGGCAGCCTGGAGGGACTGAAGCCCGCGTGCGGCCCCGAGCTTGCCCGCCCTCCTTTCGTCACTTCATTCGCCGGCCCGATGCCCTGA
- a CDS encoding lamin tail domain-containing protein: MTRTIESCFISATCLLFLLAPLGCGPEEGAADEDALEEAALEVVTVPAKGTASTFDVGTWNIEWFGSTGNGPTDEALQRSNARDVIAGTDLDVWGVQEIVSATQWNQLVAGLPGYASLLASDVTGGSTYYTSGEQKVGVLYKTSVATVQSAQLICTANAYDFGGRPPLEVKLKVTIGGSTFDVYFITLHAKALGDTASYDRRVNASIALKSYLDANRATDRVIVAGDFNDDVDTSMISGKASPYANFVNDSADYRFVTKALSDAGVRSTLSGTQMIDHQLMTNELFSLYVAGSVEVYRVDQYVTSYSSTTSDHLPVLSRITPGAGKAQVIVNEICANEPGSSTSGEFVEIVNVGGAAADLGGWSIADGTQARHTFPAGTSLAAGGALVVFGGSSGIPAGLGNAVAASTGGLGLGNSGDTVALVNASGATVDTFTFGSSLASTDGVSMNRSPDASAQGTFVLHTALTAASASPGKRANGSAF, from the coding sequence GTGACGCGAACCATCGAATCCTGCTTCATCTCGGCCACATGCCTGCTCTTTTTGCTCGCGCCGCTCGGGTGCGGCCCGGAGGAAGGAGCGGCGGACGAGGACGCGCTCGAGGAGGCGGCCCTCGAGGTCGTCACCGTCCCGGCGAAGGGCACGGCGAGCACCTTCGACGTGGGGACCTGGAACATCGAGTGGTTCGGCTCCACGGGCAATGGTCCGACCGACGAGGCGCTCCAGCGCTCGAACGCCCGCGACGTCATCGCAGGCACGGACCTCGACGTGTGGGGCGTGCAGGAGATCGTGAGCGCGACACAATGGAACCAGCTCGTCGCGGGTTTGCCCGGGTATGCGAGCCTGCTCGCGAGCGACGTGACGGGCGGATCGACCTATTACACGAGCGGCGAGCAGAAGGTCGGCGTCCTCTACAAGACGTCCGTGGCGACGGTGCAGAGCGCGCAGCTCATCTGCACGGCGAACGCGTACGATTTCGGCGGCCGGCCGCCCCTCGAGGTGAAGCTGAAGGTGACGATCGGGGGCTCGACGTTCGACGTCTACTTCATCACCCTGCACGCCAAGGCCCTCGGCGACACGGCGAGCTACGATCGCCGGGTAAACGCGTCGATCGCGCTGAAATCGTACCTCGACGCGAACCGCGCCACGGACCGCGTCATCGTGGCCGGCGACTTCAACGACGACGTCGATACCTCGATGATCTCCGGCAAAGCGTCGCCCTACGCCAATTTCGTGAACGACTCGGCCGATTACCGCTTCGTCACCAAGGCGCTGTCCGACGCCGGGGTCCGGTCGACGCTGAGCGGCACGCAGATGATCGACCACCAGCTCATGACGAACGAGCTGTTTTCGCTCTACGTGGCCGGATCGGTCGAGGTTTACCGCGTGGATCAATACGTCACGAGCTACAGCTCGACGACCAGCGATCACCTGCCCGTGCTCTCGCGCATCACCCCGGGCGCGGGGAAAGCCCAGGTCATCGTGAACGAGATCTGCGCGAACGAGCCGGGATCGAGCACGAGCGGCGAGTTCGTCGAGATCGTGAACGTGGGCGGGGCCGCGGCAGATCTCGGCGGGTGGTCGATCGCGGACGGCACGCAGGCGCGCCACACCTTCCCCGCAGGCACGTCGCTCGCGGCAGGGGGCGCGCTCGTCGTATTCGGAGGTTCGTCGGGGATTCCGGCGGGGCTCGGCAATGCGGTGGCCGCGTCGACCGGAGGGCTCGGGCTCGGGAACAGCGGCGATACGGTGGCGCTCGTGAACGCATCGGGCGCCACCGTGGACACGTTCACGTTCGGCTCGAGCCTCGCGAGCACGGACGGCGTGTCGATGAACCGCAGCCCCGACGCGAGCGCGCAGGGCACCTTCGTGCTGCACACGGCGCTCACCGCGGCGAGCGCGTCGCCTGGAAAGCGGGCGAACGGGAGCGCGTTCTAG